The genomic region GGAGGAGCTAAAGAGGAGTTTTGCCAAAGATATTGTTCTATTGAAGTACATTGGGATAAATCCTGTTATCGTTCATGGTGGTGGCCCTCAGATAGGAGAGTTTCTTAAAAGGTTAAACATAGAAACAAGGTTCGTCGGTGGAATGAGGGTTACAGACAGAGAGACTATGAACATTGTTGAGATGGTTCTTGTAGGGAAGGTTAACAAGGAAATAGTGAAGCTTATAAATTCCCACGGTGGCAATGCAGTAGGACTTTCTGGAAAGGATGGAAACTTTATTGTTGCAAGAAAGATGGATTCAAAAAAGTACCTTTCAGAGATTAAGTCCTCTGAAGTTGCAGACCTTGGGTTTGTTGGAGAGGTCGAAAAGGTCAATCCGGAAATTGTACTTAAGCTTCTCGAGTCAAAGTTCATCCCGGTAATAGCGCCTGTAGGTGCTGGTAAGGATTTTGAGGCTTATAACATAAATGCAGATATAGTGGCAGGAGAAGTTGCGGCAGCACTTCAGGCGGAAAAATTGATAATGCTTACCGATATAGAGGGAATAAAGGATAAAAATGGAAATCTGATTTCAACGCTTTCAAAGGATGACATACCACCACTCATAGAGGACGGTACTATCTCGGGCGGTATGATTCCTAAAGTTAGAGCATGTCAGATTGCACTTGCGGCAGGTGTTAAAAAGGCTCATATAATAGATGGAAGGATTATTCATGCCGTTTTGCTTGAAATATTTACAAGGGAAGGTATAGGAACGGAGATTTCCTGAGGGGGGCTTATGATTGCTTCTGTATGTCCAAATCCCTGTCTTGATGTTTATTACTATACAACGGTTTTGATAGAAGATGACACAAACAGGGTAGAAAATCCCTATT from Desulfurobacterium sp. TC5-1 harbors:
- the argB gene encoding acetylglutamate kinase, which gives rise to MEKLIEKASVLLEALPYIKRFYGKTVVIKYGGNAMVKEELKRSFAKDIVLLKYIGINPVIVHGGGPQIGEFLKRLNIETRFVGGMRVTDRETMNIVEMVLVGKVNKEIVKLINSHGGNAVGLSGKDGNFIVARKMDSKKYLSEIKSSEVADLGFVGEVEKVNPEIVLKLLESKFIPVIAPVGAGKDFEAYNINADIVAGEVAAALQAEKLIMLTDIEGIKDKNGNLISTLSKDDIPPLIEDGTISGGMIPKVRACQIALAAGVKKAHIIDGRIIHAVLLEIFTREGIGTEIS